Part of the Polaribacter sp. Hel1_33_78 genome is shown below.
GCAATATGAATATTTGTGTGTCTTGGTGATTTTTTTGTTTCCGTTCGCCCCCATTTTCTAACTCCCCATTCACCGATAATTTTTCCATCAGTAGTGTGAACCACGTGTCTGGTTGAAGTTATTCCTTCTTTTAATTGGGCAATACCGAATCCTTTGAGGGCTTTACTTGCTTGTTGCAAAGTAAGTCCATAACCTTGAGATCGTGTATCGAAGCTATGGTCTCTTTCATAAAGCGTAAACGGTATTCCGCGATGCAAACAGGCAACGGCTAGAGCCACTCCTCCAATGCCACCGCCAATAATAGCAACGTGTGGGTAGTTTTCTTTGTTTGGTAAAGATTGGCTAGCAGAATGAATCAAACCAGATCCTTTACATTTTAAGCAGGGATGTATTTGACCTATAGGTAGCTCGGGAGCCATTCCTTCGCAATCTGTTTTTTTAAATTGATTCAATGCAGCTTGATAATGTAGTCGAGTTTTCTTGCGGGGCTTCTTCCTTTTTTTGCCATCACCTTTACAGTTCTCACAAATTATCCAATAATTCTCTTTACATTCTGTCTTTTCCAACTGCTGTATCTTTTATCATTTTTTGGTTTTAATGAAATATAAATCTATTGTTTCTTGATGCACAGAAAGCCAAACTACTTCTTCACAGCTATCATCATATGAGGACTAAAAGGCAATAAATATTCATCATTTTGTGTCAAGTTTTGCAACGCTTTTAATGTCTTAGACTTCTTTTTGTCTAACATATTTGCAAAATATTCATTGTCTAACCAAATCATTCCTTCGACTGCAAAAATATTTATAAAGTGGAGGTTTTGTTCTAAAAACTCTTTTTTTAAACCTTGAGGTTTATGGTAATACGCATCCGCCAATAAAAAAGGGAAATCTTTTGGCGCATCATGAAGTCCTGTTGTGAGTTCCTCTTTACACATATCAAAAAACGAATTGGCATGAATCATTCCATTCATTAAACCAACGACTGTTGAAGCTGTAGCGTTAATTGCAAAGCCTAAAATAATGCCGTCTTTTTTTAAAACTCTCTTTGCTTCTCTGATTGCTGCAATTCTATCTTCTCTTTTTTGCAGGTGATATAAAGGACCATGTAAAAGTACCAAATCAGCAGTATTGTCTTTAAAAGGAATTTTTTTTGCTTCACCGATAGCAACAGAAAAAGGTTTCTTGAGTTTTTTAGCTCTATTTTCTGCTAGTTTTATATGTTTTAAAACTGGCTCTACTAAATGAACAGTATGTCCGTTTTTTGCTAACCATTCTGCATATTTTCCCGTTCCACCACCAATATCAATAATTGTGATATTTGGTTTAGAAATATGTTGTTCAATTAGTTCTTTAATACGTTCAAATTCAAAAATTCCCATTCCTTTTTCAAGTCTGGTTTCTTCTGAAGCTTTGTTGTAAAAATCATCTAATTCTTTGCTGATAAGAGGTTTTTTTTTCACTTTAAATA
Proteins encoded:
- a CDS encoding class I SAM-dependent methyltransferase; this translates as MKKKPLISKELDDFYNKASEETRLEKGMGIFEFERIKELIEQHISKPNITIIDIGGGTGKYAEWLAKNGHTVHLVEPVLKHIKLAENRAKKLKKPFSVAIGEAKKIPFKDNTADLVLLHGPLYHLQKREDRIAAIREAKRVLKKDGIILGFAINATASTVVGLMNGMIHANSFFDMCKEELTTGLHDAPKDFPFLLADAYYHKPQGLKKEFLEQNLHFINIFAVEGMIWLDNEYFANMLDKKKSKTLKALQNLTQNDEYLLPFSPHMMIAVKK